In a single window of the Thermofilum uzonense genome:
- a CDS encoding adenylate kinase family protein, translating into MGPPGVGKGTYATMLSAFFNIPHISTGELLRREVFSGSDIGKEVSKYMSKGLLVPDHLVNRVLFQRLSSSECSGGFILDGYPRTYSQAETLEEHFPLDTVVFLDAPLKVIVERLSGRLYCPRCGEIYHSQWKPPLRKGRCDKCGENLIRREDDREEIITKRYNEYLSTISPVLYFYKGRGKLFFFDASGDARQSIPLLLQELSRLFQKSRALPAIP; encoded by the coding sequence TTGGGCCCTCCAGGAGTAGGAAAAGGAACTTATGCAACCATGCTCTCAGCCTTTTTCAACATACCTCATATCTCGACAGGCGAACTATTACGGAGAGAGGTATTTTCAGGGTCTGATATTGGAAAAGAGGTCTCAAAATACATGTCAAAAGGCCTCCTAGTTCCAGATCATCTCGTCAACAGGGTTCTCTTCCAGCGACTCTCGAGCTCAGAGTGTAGTGGCGGATTTATTCTAGACGGTTATCCTCGTACGTACTCGCAGGCTGAGACGCTAGAAGAGCATTTTCCGCTAGACACAGTTGTATTCTTGGATGCTCCACTTAAAGTTATAGTTGAACGGCTCTCAGGTAGGTTATACTGCCCTAGATGCGGTGAAATTTATCATTCTCAATGGAAACCTCCCCTAAGAAAAGGTAGATGCGACAAATGCGGGGAGAATCTCATAAGGCGTGAGGACGATAGAGAGGAAATAATAACGAAACGTTACAATGAGTACTTGAGTACAATATCCCCTGTTCTCTATTTCTACAAAGGACGTGGAAAACTCTTCTTTTTCGACGCGAGTGGTGATGCTCGGCAGTCTATACCACTGCTTCTTCAAGAACTAAGTAGATTGTTCCAGAAGAGTAGAGCTTTACCAGCAATACCATGA
- a CDS encoding transglutaminase-like domain-containing protein: MHDSSSKENILDFLKMPLQTDLKTLIESGEHEKAILVIKELLSRTRGEQQLRLKFELLRLELLEKEFPYSLEEAFHLASGELVSLSIQEFQDLIGRGCVDHIISNGHVRVHKRFVPNMFWLCPELGSRRRRGESELGAIEREALRWRAERVKKFSEDTDERYVLPLKYKIRFSLKIHDRRRYPGILRVWIPIPREEGINREVRILHSDPAFKHVAPPMHPQRTIYFELEETLDSLEVVYEFTSYGFYVKLNPNEASITQNSEILSRYTVEKPPHIVFSDHLIKLTKRIIEDEPNPLRKAQRIWDWITSNVRYTYAWDYSLYDSISEYVARNLRGDCGMQAILFITMARIAGIPARWQSGWYLNPVRPGMHDWAQIHIEPYGWIYVDPSFGNKNKGDGWRNSFYFGSIEGYRLAANIDISTQFDPPKEYFRSDPVDNQRGEVESKERNMYYDEWESSLEILEVERLEK, encoded by the coding sequence ATGCATGACAGTTCATCAAAGGAAAACATACTTGATTTTCTAAAGATGCCTCTTCAAACTGATCTTAAAACGTTAATTGAGAGCGGGGAGCACGAAAAAGCTATACTCGTAATCAAGGAATTATTATCTCGGACAAGAGGGGAGCAACAGCTAAGGCTCAAATTCGAATTATTAAGGCTAGAGCTTCTCGAGAAAGAGTTTCCCTATAGTCTAGAGGAGGCTTTCCACCTCGCCTCAGGCGAACTTGTTTCTCTATCAATTCAGGAATTCCAGGATCTTATTGGAAGAGGCTGTGTAGATCATATAATCTCGAATGGTCACGTGAGGGTTCATAAGAGATTTGTGCCCAACATGTTCTGGCTGTGTCCTGAGCTCGGTAGCAGAAGGAGAAGAGGGGAGAGTGAGTTAGGGGCCATTGAGCGCGAGGCTTTACGTTGGCGGGCAGAGAGGGTTAAGAAGTTTTCAGAGGATACAGACGAGAGATATGTATTGCCCTTAAAATACAAAATTCGATTTTCACTAAAAATTCATGACAGGAGACGCTACCCTGGCATACTCCGTGTTTGGATACCGATACCCCGTGAGGAAGGGATAAATCGCGAAGTTAGAATTTTGCATTCGGATCCAGCATTCAAGCACGTAGCACCTCCTATGCACCCGCAAAGAACCATATACTTTGAGCTAGAGGAGACGCTGGATTCACTTGAAGTCGTCTACGAGTTTACCTCCTACGGGTTTTATGTAAAACTAAATCCAAATGAGGCTAGTATTACTCAGAACTCAGAAATCTTGTCCCGTTATACCGTTGAGAAGCCCCCTCACATTGTTTTCAGCGACCACCTGATTAAACTTACAAAGAGAATCATCGAGGATGAGCCAAACCCTCTTAGAAAAGCTCAAAGGATATGGGATTGGATAACATCTAATGTTCGCTATACCTACGCCTGGGATTATTCGCTTTACGATTCGATAAGCGAGTACGTTGCAAGAAATTTACGCGGTGACTGCGGTATGCAGGCAATACTTTTCATAACGATGGCTAGGATAGCTGGGATACCTGCGCGCTGGCAATCGGGCTGGTATCTAAACCCGGTTCGTCCAGGGATGCACGACTGGGCACAAATCCATATAGAGCCTTATGGGTGGATTTACGTGGATCCGAGCTTCGGGAATAAGAATAAAGGTGATGGTTGGCGAAACTCTTTCTATTTTGGCTCTATTGAGGGGTATAGGCTTGCGGCGAACATTGATATTTCGACTCAGTTCGACCCTCCAAAGGAATACTTTAGATCTGATCCTGTTGACAATCAACGAGGAGAGGTAGAATCTAAAGAGAGGAACATGTATTACGATGAATGGGAGAGCAGTCTTGAGATACTAGAGGTGGAGAGGCTGGAAAAATAG
- a CDS encoding MFS transporter yields the protein MSARPRIGTILASLFLLVLSYSMGYYMLNPIMRTLHDEGLIPGTTEENWRFYGGLIASALQGIGLIFSFLWGVLADKKGRRPVLLVLGLVMSIGLLLVPTSRVYDQLLVYFLVFGLGFVGVGPVIYAFISDAIPPESRGKGYAYYYVSSVLAMIVAIIVAGVLLPWRIAYTITGIIVLLTTISLYLSSRGVTIGFSESKRELKAYRFREAIPSLKKKTVLLMLLMIVPWTIPWGMLSVWSIDYIHTKWGVPLENASLIIAMATFSIAVGHILGGTLSDRIVKKGDISGRTKIPLFGVALGYLSMITMILYPYPRGITDLSALLPPSLLVLFGMMFTTFAYPNINSIISEVVIPEHRGTVFAVYSILNNLGWTIGPTFYPWLIGSVFRSADTISSMTTSAAFTVSFWLVVLLIWGLIHKTYPKDRV from the coding sequence GTGTCTGCCAGGCCACGAATCGGTACAATACTTGCCTCCTTATTCCTTCTTGTGCTCTCCTATTCCATGGGTTATTACATGTTGAACCCTATCATGCGAACACTACACGATGAAGGCCTTATTCCCGGAACCACGGAAGAAAATTGGAGGTTTTACGGGGGACTTATAGCAAGTGCGCTTCAGGGTATCGGTCTTATATTTTCCTTCCTCTGGGGAGTTCTAGCTGATAAAAAGGGCCGTAGACCCGTTCTACTTGTATTGGGACTAGTCATGTCGATAGGCCTTTTACTCGTTCCAACCTCGCGTGTCTATGACCAACTACTTGTCTACTTTCTCGTATTTGGCTTGGGCTTCGTTGGAGTAGGCCCAGTTATTTACGCTTTTATCTCGGACGCGATACCACCTGAGAGTAGGGGGAAGGGATACGCGTATTATTATGTGTCCAGCGTACTAGCAATGATTGTAGCAATCATAGTCGCAGGCGTATTGCTACCCTGGCGAATAGCTTATACTATAACGGGAATAATTGTGTTATTAACTACAATCTCTCTCTATCTTTCTTCCAGAGGTGTCACTATAGGATTTTCCGAATCAAAAAGAGAATTAAAAGCTTATAGGTTTAGGGAAGCAATACCCAGCTTAAAGAAGAAGACGGTTCTTTTAATGTTACTTATGATAGTGCCCTGGACGATTCCATGGGGCATGCTAAGCGTCTGGTCGATCGACTATATCCATACCAAATGGGGCGTACCCCTAGAAAACGCCTCTCTAATCATAGCTATGGCAACATTCTCAATAGCAGTTGGTCACATTCTGGGTGGAACTCTTAGCGATAGGATTGTGAAGAAGGGAGATATCAGTGGGAGAACAAAAATCCCGTTATTTGGGGTAGCCCTAGGTTATCTCTCAATGATCACAATGATACTATATCCCTATCCTAGGGGCATCACAGACCTCTCAGCTTTACTACCGCCCTCGTTGCTCGTGTTATTCGGCATGATGTTTACCACATTCGCGTACCCTAACATCAACTCGATAATAAGCGAGGTCGTCATACCTGAGCACAGGGGCACGGTTTTCGCCGTCTACAGCATACTCAATAACCTAGGCTGGACCATCGGTCCTACGTTTTACCCATGGCTTATAGGCTCGGTATTCAGATCCGCTGATACTATTTCTTCAATGACAACCTCAGCTGCCTTCACCGTGTCGTTCTGGCTAGTAGTGCTACTCATCTGGGGGCTAATACACAAAACCTATCCTAAAGACAGGGTATAG
- a CDS encoding alpha/beta hydrolase has product MITELSILITIFFILALGTIIGIAYLASGKMIKPPRRKGEWTPKDLGHQYENIEIRTKDGIILRGWLVKGNKDKTVVLIHGYTSSRWDEGYMKQALSILARNGYNVAVFDMRAHGASTGEFTTLGYRESEDVMQIIDWLEERNLASRLGLMGFSMGGAITLIVSSLDPRVKASVADSPYIDIRNSGMRWVRRVKGVIGMLLRISYPLIVWFTARRAGIRPENLIMYNFAEKIKIPLLIVAGARDDLVSPDEIKKFYDLARRSNEKVELWLTSSAHVSSIIDYPEEYEKRIIGFFERWL; this is encoded by the coding sequence GTGATAACAGAATTATCTATACTTATAACAATCTTTTTCATTCTAGCTCTCGGAACTATAATAGGTATAGCATACCTAGCATCAGGAAAAATGATTAAACCTCCTAGAAGAAAAGGAGAATGGACACCTAAGGATCTAGGACATCAATACGAGAATATAGAGATCCGAACAAAGGACGGCATTATATTACGAGGATGGCTTGTCAAAGGTAATAAAGACAAGACAGTGGTATTGATCCATGGTTATACTTCGAGCCGTTGGGACGAGGGCTACATGAAGCAAGCCCTCTCCATTCTGGCCCGTAATGGGTATAATGTAGCTGTATTCGATATGCGTGCACACGGTGCCAGCACTGGCGAGTTTACGACGCTGGGATACAGGGAAAGCGAGGATGTTATGCAAATAATTGATTGGCTTGAGGAGAGAAATCTTGCGTCACGACTGGGATTGATGGGTTTCTCGATGGGTGGAGCGATAACTCTAATCGTGTCTTCTCTCGACCCGCGCGTCAAAGCTTCAGTCGCCGACAGCCCATATATAGATATCAGGAATTCAGGAATGCGCTGGGTAAGACGTGTTAAGGGAGTTATTGGTATGTTATTGAGAATTTCCTACCCTCTAATAGTGTGGTTTACCGCTAGACGCGCAGGAATAAGACCCGAGAACCTCATAATGTACAACTTCGCGGAAAAGATAAAGATTCCACTACTCATCGTTGCTGGTGCTCGAGACGACCTCGTGTCACCCGACGAGATAAAGAAATTCTATGATCTTGCCCGCAGGTCAAATGAAAAGGTGGAACTGTGGCTGACCTCCTCAGCACACGTTTCCTCGATTATTGACTACCCTGAGGAGTACGAGAAAAGAATTATAGGCTTTTTTGAGAGGTGGTTATAG
- a CDS encoding winged helix-turn-helix transcriptional regulator, with the protein MLDENDLKILDILSREPRASISKISKETGLSRPTVHSRIEKILKSGVLKGLHFELDEAELGGKVFLVSLSSEKPQETVEELVKLPEVDEIFITSGLPNIHVILYVFDLESLSRFLEYVSKTDSQAKISLVFTRCKLDRTTEKLVAAKKAILHCETCGVSISGTPYIYVYKNRKHYFCCPVCRNQFVDKVVKSVQAPKS; encoded by the coding sequence ATGCTTGATGAGAATGATCTTAAAATATTGGACATTCTTTCGAGAGAACCTCGGGCGTCCATATCTAAGATATCTAAAGAAACAGGACTTAGTCGTCCCACAGTACACTCAAGAATAGAAAAGATTTTGAAAAGCGGCGTATTGAAAGGCTTACACTTTGAGCTGGACGAAGCCGAGCTTGGAGGAAAAGTATTTCTTGTCTCTTTGTCGAGCGAGAAACCTCAGGAAACCGTTGAAGAGTTGGTGAAACTTCCAGAGGTAGATGAAATTTTTATCACTAGTGGTCTCCCGAACATTCACGTAATATTATATGTTTTTGATCTCGAGTCTCTTTCTCGTTTCCTAGAATACGTTTCGAAAACCGATTCTCAGGCTAAAATAAGTTTAGTGTTTACTAGATGCAAACTGGACAGAACGACTGAAAAGCTGGTAGCGGCTAAAAAAGCTATTCTTCATTGTGAGACGTGTGGTGTATCTATCTCAGGTACTCCATATATTTATGTATACAAGAACAGGAAGCACTACTTCTGTTGTCCTGTCTGCAGGAACCAATTTGTTGATAAAGTTGTAAAGTCGGTGCAGGCCCCAAAGAGTTAG
- a CDS encoding M42 family metallopeptidase — protein sequence MNYKIDEKSLSFLKEATEAIGPSGFEEEVLTIFKKHYSVFADDVRRDNLGSLVLVKKGTSERPRVLVAGHVDEVGFLVTSITNEGFVTFTTLGGWFEQVLLAQRVVIKTRKGEVVGVITSKPPHLLTPEERQKVIQFSQMYIDVGATSKEEAESLGIRVGDPVVPWSPFMKTSLPDRIMAKALDDRIGAFIAMETLRVLREHNIEHPNTYYAAATVQEEVGLRGAETVGWIVDHDIAIVTEVDIAGDVPGIKPNEAQAKMGKGPTIVTFDRSMIPNQKLKEFVIQVAEESKIPFQLSAVSGGTDAGRLHLYRGGRPSIVIGVPTRHIHSHVSIACLADVENAVKLVVELLKRLDEKTVNSFKHI from the coding sequence ATGAACTACAAGATAGATGAGAAATCGCTGAGTTTTCTGAAGGAAGCAACTGAGGCTATAGGTCCCTCAGGATTCGAAGAAGAAGTCTTAACCATATTCAAAAAACACTATTCAGTATTCGCTGACGATGTGAGAAGGGATAACCTTGGCTCCCTTGTCCTCGTAAAGAAAGGTACAAGTGAAAGGCCCCGAGTCCTCGTTGCCGGACACGTTGACGAGGTAGGATTTCTCGTAACCTCTATTACAAATGAAGGCTTTGTAACTTTTACAACTCTCGGAGGCTGGTTCGAGCAGGTTCTACTTGCACAACGCGTTGTAATCAAGACAAGAAAGGGAGAAGTAGTTGGAGTTATTACAAGCAAACCCCCACACCTCTTAACGCCAGAGGAGAGACAAAAGGTCATACAGTTTTCACAGATGTACATAGACGTAGGGGCTACAAGTAAAGAAGAGGCTGAGAGTCTGGGAATTCGGGTGGGAGATCCCGTCGTTCCATGGTCGCCCTTCATGAAAACAAGTCTCCCAGACAGGATCATGGCTAAAGCTCTTGATGACAGGATCGGAGCTTTCATTGCTATGGAGACTTTAAGGGTTCTACGTGAACATAACATAGAGCATCCCAACACCTACTATGCTGCCGCCACGGTTCAGGAAGAGGTGGGTCTAAGGGGTGCTGAGACGGTAGGGTGGATTGTAGACCATGACATAGCGATTGTGACTGAAGTCGACATAGCGGGGGATGTTCCTGGAATAAAGCCCAACGAGGCGCAAGCAAAAATGGGGAAAGGTCCTACAATAGTTACCTTTGACAGGTCAATGATTCCCAATCAAAAGCTGAAGGAGTTTGTCATCCAGGTCGCAGAGGAATCCAAGATACCCTTCCAATTGTCAGCCGTATCGGGAGGAACTGATGCTGGGAGACTCCACCTTTATAGGGGTGGCAGGCCTAGCATAGTGATAGGTGTTCCAACGCGACATATTCACAGCCATGTAAGTATAGCGTGTCTCGCAGACGTCGAAAACGCAGTTAAGCTTGTCGTGGAGCTACTCAAGAGGCTGGATGAAAAAACCGTTAACAGCTTTAAACACATTTAG
- the proC gene encoding pyrroline-5-carboxylate reductase, translating into MLDADSIAVLGAGKIGSIIIRALSEKLDGVKVIATGRSYETLQNAAKLGAIAIRENRKAVLESDLIIISVKPFHFPQLLKETGFDVWVDKTVVSVMAGVTLSTLQKALEGAEVYRAMPNLNAYVGRSATAIAENGSGYRKNTVDALFKTLGTTYWVPEEYLDVWTGLAGSGPAFIAEIIDALAMGAVASGLNRELAYKAVLDVLEGTALLLRARSNIHPAQLRDEVATPSGTTIRGLTVLESRGVKAALMELVEQASRRSREIGTEVNERVVKELTFMLQQVEKNK; encoded by the coding sequence GTGCTTGATGCTGATAGTATAGCCGTACTTGGTGCTGGAAAGATAGGAAGTATAATAATAAGGGCTCTTTCAGAAAAACTAGACGGGGTCAAAGTTATAGCTACTGGTCGTAGCTATGAGACCCTTCAGAATGCTGCAAAGCTTGGAGCCATAGCTATACGTGAGAACCGCAAAGCCGTACTTGAATCGGATCTCATCATTATTAGTGTGAAGCCATTCCACTTTCCTCAACTTTTAAAAGAAACAGGGTTCGATGTGTGGGTTGACAAAACAGTTGTTTCGGTAATGGCTGGAGTCACTCTATCAACATTACAGAAAGCGCTTGAGGGCGCTGAAGTCTACAGGGCCATGCCCAACCTGAATGCCTATGTCGGGAGATCAGCGACCGCAATAGCCGAAAACGGTTCTGGATACAGGAAAAACACCGTGGATGCTTTATTCAAAACCCTGGGTACAACATACTGGGTTCCCGAGGAGTATCTCGACGTTTGGACAGGACTAGCCGGCAGTGGACCAGCCTTTATAGCGGAAATAATAGATGCTCTTGCGATGGGCGCCGTAGCCTCTGGGTTAAACCGTGAACTAGCATACAAGGCTGTGCTAGATGTGCTAGAGGGGACTGCTCTTTTATTAAGAGCACGCAGTAACATTCATCCTGCCCAGTTGCGTGACGAGGTGGCAACTCCATCTGGAACAACTATACGTGGGTTGACAGTTTTGGAGTCGAGGGGGGTAAAGGCTGCGCTGATGGAGCTGGTCGAGCAGGCTTCTAGGCGTTCAAGGGAAATTGGAACAGAGGTTAATGAGAGGGTAGTTAAGGAGCTTACCTTTATGCTTCAACAGGTAGAAAAGAATAAATGA
- a CDS encoding phosphatase PAP2 family protein, which produces MQEAKKYNTFIYGIIIILLVTPFLAYFTGSWTKYWELVTTLGDEQGYVALATIVFIVFSPELGFIMLLSLLSSAWVNIILKDTLRLPRPPSDQWKIEVKGYGFPSGHAQTSTAFWSAAYIYLRKKAIALLGTSLIALVSYSRLALGVHYPRDIIGGIFLGLLVSLLTYFFSLRLLKLEKKRASLTLLAYSIFVSLLYLVDHDPTLIKLAGVLAGSSLYPLLREKIQPSPSLSRRVLLATIVLALVLILTRISGSLPLISQFAIYALISVIIVVSPIIRYVSKLF; this is translated from the coding sequence ATGCAAGAGGCGAAAAAATACAATACTTTCATTTATGGGATAATAATCATATTACTTGTAACACCGTTCCTAGCCTACTTTACAGGATCATGGACAAAATATTGGGAGTTAGTAACAACACTGGGAGATGAACAAGGATATGTAGCTTTGGCGACTATAGTCTTTATAGTTTTCTCACCCGAACTAGGCTTCATCATGCTATTATCGCTACTATCATCCGCCTGGGTAAACATAATATTAAAGGACACTCTTCGACTACCTCGCCCTCCCTCCGATCAATGGAAGATCGAGGTTAAAGGGTACGGTTTCCCAAGCGGTCACGCTCAAACCTCAACAGCATTCTGGTCTGCCGCTTATATTTATCTGAGGAAAAAAGCTATAGCCCTGCTCGGCACCTCCCTTATAGCCCTAGTCTCCTATTCGCGGCTTGCACTAGGAGTGCACTACCCTCGCGATATAATAGGAGGAATTTTCCTCGGCCTACTCGTCTCGCTACTTACATACTTCTTCTCGCTGAGACTACTGAAGCTAGAAAAGAAGAGAGCTTCTTTAACCCTACTAGCATACAGCATCTTTGTATCTCTACTATACCTTGTAGACCACGATCCCACTCTAATCAAACTTGCAGGCGTATTGGCTGGTAGTTCCCTTTACCCTCTCCTCCGAGAAAAAATACAGCCTTCTCCTTCACTGTCCCGTCGCGTTCTTCTAGCTACAATAGTCTTAGCGCTAGTTTTAATCCTTACACGCATCTCAGGTTCTCTTCCTCTGATATCACAATTTGCTATTTATGCCCTAATCTCAGTTATTATAGTTGTATCACCAATAATTAGATATGTATCTAAATTATTTTGA
- a CDS encoding HAD family hydrolase gives MSLVGHLINHRNKPTEPGGEFSPLAIAIRQALLSCSEELLKEFSGLHPVRLTEKLEELLRRHDINVEVTLHPLSLKPFLLIKTNPFTLLLYTRSRTYEVWPLFREVSGTA, from the coding sequence ATGTCTCTAGTGGGCCATCTAATCAACCACCGTAATAAGCCCACGGAACCAGGTGGAGAGTTCTCGCCCCTAGCCATAGCTATTAGACAAGCTCTACTTAGTTGTTCAGAAGAACTACTTAAGGAATTTTCAGGGCTCCACCCGGTCAGGCTTACCGAGAAGCTTGAGGAGCTTCTTAGGAGGCATGATATAAATGTAGAGGTAACGTTACACCCCCTAAGCCTAAAACCCTTCCTTCTAATAAAAACGAACCCATTCACACTGCTCCTCTATACTCGTTCTAGGACATACGAGGTCTGGCCCCTCTTCAGGGAGGTTTCAGGGACTGCTTGA
- a CDS encoding mandelate racemase/muconate lactonizing enzyme family protein, translating to MDLKLEAWLVELPLVEPFRISTGVADKSRTLVIRLSTQDGLVGWGEACPSKNVLGETLDDVVEAVKRIKSLDVDYRSLEQIHEYTWTLDTPASLRAALNMALVDLYGKYQSKPIWRLLGGYREFIETDISIGLLEPEEQAKRALRYVEKGFRILKLKLGLDPVKDVKRVRMVRDAVGEGVKIRVDANQGWSVEDAIWVIDRISSYDVELVEQPTRWDDFEGLRKIRRESSIPIALDESVKTPGDVLKAVEFEAADIINIKLMKTRGLTGALRVAYISESAGIKNMIGCYGETRLGITAHVHLAQALRNIFYYDLDCDLLTSQQAFYGGASIEKGTRKAGEAAGLGEFSPDWGMFARVI from the coding sequence ATGGATTTAAAGCTCGAAGCCTGGCTTGTCGAACTCCCTCTTGTAGAGCCTTTCCGCATCTCTACCGGAGTTGCCGATAAGAGCCGAACACTGGTTATTCGACTCTCTACCCAGGATGGTCTAGTTGGTTGGGGGGAGGCGTGCCCTTCAAAGAACGTATTGGGGGAAACGTTAGATGATGTTGTGGAGGCAGTTAAGAGGATTAAGTCATTAGACGTGGACTATAGAAGCCTTGAACAAATCCACGAGTACACCTGGACCTTAGACACACCCGCTTCTTTACGTGCAGCGTTAAACATGGCGCTTGTAGACCTCTATGGAAAATACCAGAGTAAACCAATCTGGCGCCTGCTAGGAGGGTACCGTGAGTTCATAGAGACAGATATTTCTATTGGCTTGCTGGAGCCCGAAGAACAGGCGAAAAGAGCGCTAAGATATGTGGAAAAAGGCTTCCGAATACTTAAACTGAAACTCGGTTTAGATCCCGTGAAGGACGTTAAACGCGTGAGAATGGTGCGTGACGCTGTGGGCGAGGGTGTAAAGATCAGAGTCGATGCAAATCAAGGATGGAGTGTCGAGGATGCAATATGGGTTATCGACAGGATCTCATCATATGATGTTGAGCTTGTAGAACAGCCTACAAGATGGGATGATTTCGAAGGATTGAGAAAAATCAGGCGTGAAAGCTCAATCCCCATAGCCCTGGATGAGAGTGTTAAGACGCCGGGCGACGTCTTAAAGGCTGTAGAATTCGAGGCTGCAGACATTATCAATATAAAACTAATGAAGACCAGAGGATTGACTGGAGCGTTGAGAGTCGCTTACATTAGTGAGTCTGCAGGCATCAAGAATATGATCGGATGCTATGGTGAAACAAGACTGGGCATAACAGCTCACGTACACCTTGCACAAGCCCTACGGAATATATTTTACTATGACCTGGACTGCGACCTTCTCACTTCCCAGCAAGCCTTTTACGGTGGAGCGAGTATTGAAAAGGGGACGAGAAAAGCAGGTGAAGCTGCGGGTTTAGGAGAGTTCTCTCCAGACTGGGGGATGTTTGCCCGCGTTATATGA